From one Pontibacillus sp. HMF3514 genomic stretch:
- a CDS encoding MFS transporter → MKNSNVSHNHTLESTRKSSRINHWDPENETFWVTEGKKHANRNLTISVIALFLAFAVWQIWSVVAVNLNSVGFNFTNSELFTLAALPGLVGATFRIFFTFMPGMVGGKNWTVISTGALLIPSIGIGFAVQNPETPFVTMAILAALCGIGGGNFSSSMANISPFFPKKLKGTANGLNAGLGNLGVSAVQFITPIALGLGFIGAMTGGSQTLDEGKTVWIQNAAFIWVIPIIIITLVALWGMDNLPGTKQSFKEQSIIFKNKHTWIMTWLYTMCFGSFIGYSAAFPLLINSEFSNVDGAVGLAFLGPLLGAGIRPVGGWLSDKVKSGSLVTFWDIVVMIGATFGVVYFLNAENFTGFLIMFLILFLTTGIANGSTFRMVPFIFPEKQSPPVLGFIAAIAAYGAFLIPKVFGWSIDSTGTANLALYIFIIYYVISLFITWFWYSRKNAEIKC, encoded by the coding sequence ATGAAAAATTCAAATGTTTCTCACAATCACACTTTAGAATCAACTCGTAAATCTTCCAGAATAAATCATTGGGATCCAGAGAATGAAACCTTTTGGGTAACAGAAGGTAAAAAGCACGCTAACCGAAATTTAACCATATCTGTTATCGCTTTATTCTTAGCTTTTGCAGTTTGGCAAATTTGGTCTGTCGTTGCGGTTAACTTAAACAGTGTTGGCTTTAATTTTACAAATAGTGAGTTATTCACACTCGCTGCTTTACCAGGTTTAGTAGGGGCTACGTTCCGAATCTTCTTTACATTTATGCCAGGCATGGTTGGAGGGAAGAACTGGACTGTGATCAGCACAGGGGCTTTATTAATTCCCTCCATTGGAATAGGGTTTGCAGTACAAAATCCAGAAACACCTTTTGTAACCATGGCGATTCTTGCTGCCCTTTGTGGTATTGGGGGAGGTAACTTCTCTTCTTCTATGGCAAATATTAGCCCATTTTTCCCTAAGAAGCTAAAAGGAACTGCAAATGGGCTTAATGCTGGACTAGGAAATCTAGGTGTTAGTGCTGTTCAATTCATCACTCCTATTGCACTTGGGTTAGGGTTTATTGGAGCAATGACAGGTGGTTCCCAAACGTTAGATGAAGGTAAAACCGTTTGGATTCAGAATGCGGCTTTTATTTGGGTTATCCCTATTATTATTATTACGCTTGTCGCCTTGTGGGGAATGGATAACCTTCCGGGTACGAAGCAGTCCTTTAAAGAACAGTCCATTATTTTCAAAAATAAACATACTTGGATTATGACATGGCTCTACACAATGTGTTTCGGATCTTTCATTGGTTACTCTGCTGCTTTCCCATTACTAATTAATTCTGAATTCTCGAATGTGGATGGAGCTGTGGGCTTAGCATTTTTAGGTCCTTTACTTGGTGCTGGTATTCGTCCAGTGGGTGGTTGGTTATCAGACAAAGTGAAAAGTGGTTCTCTTGTTACATTTTGGGACATTGTCGTCATGATTGGCGCTACGTTTGGAGTCGTTTACTTCTTAAATGCCGAAAACTTTACTGGATTCTTAATTATGTTCCTGATCTTATTCTTAACAACTGGAATTGCGAATGGTTCAACGTTTCGTATGGTTCCGTTCATCTTCCCTGAAAAGCAATCACCACCAGTATTAGGTTTTATTGCTGCTATTGCTGCATATGGCGCTTTTCTAATTCCTAAAGTATTTGGATGGTCTATTGACTCAACTGGTACTGCTAATTTAGCTTTATACATCTTTATCATTTACTATGTAATCAGCTTGTTCATTACATGGTTTTGGTACTCCAGAAAAAATGCTGAAATAAAATGCTAA
- a CDS encoding ubiquinol-cytochrome c reductase iron-sulfur subunit, giving the protein MSKEQKGKRNQKESRDDMVGLINNLERDDDLKFNRRSFLKSAVGATVTLGVATLPFSVLALKDKEKDDNRKEIAKLADIPKDSAINFQYPSENEPAILVHTKDGELKAYNNKCTHLQCPVFYEKEESVLLCPCHRGFFSVDNGHPLAGPPQRELPLIDIQVENGVVYAVGRQIRHG; this is encoded by the coding sequence TTGTCAAAAGAGCAAAAAGGAAAACGAAATCAAAAAGAATCAAGAGATGATATGGTCGGGCTCATCAACAACTTGGAACGTGATGACGATTTAAAATTTAACCGAAGATCTTTTCTGAAATCTGCAGTTGGAGCAACTGTTACATTAGGTGTAGCTACTTTACCTTTTTCTGTTCTAGCACTTAAGGATAAGGAAAAGGATGACAATAGAAAAGAAATTGCGAAACTAGCTGATATTCCAAAAGACAGTGCGATAAACTTCCAGTATCCTAGTGAGAATGAGCCAGCGATTTTAGTTCATACAAAGGATGGAGAATTAAAAGCATATAATAATAAATGTACACACTTACAATGCCCTGTTTTCTATGAAAAAGAGGAATCTGTGCTACTTTGTCCATGTCACCGAGGATTTTTCAGCGTTGATAACGGTCACCCTTTAGCAGGTCCGCCCCAAAGAGAGTTACCTTTAATTGATATTCAAGTTGAAAATGGAGTTGTGTACGCAGTAGGAAGGCAGATCCGACATGGGTAA
- a CDS encoding L-threonylcarbamoyladenylate synthase: protein MRDHVDHASLQQAAELLQQEEVVAFPTETVYGLGADATSEKAVQKIFEAKGRPADNPLIVHMAKKEQIHEIVQHIPEIAHKLMDRFLPGPLTLILKSNGRCAQNVTAGLSTVAVRIPDHPVAISILDECGLPLAAPSANLSGKPSPTRAEHVYNDLNGRIAGIIDGGPTGVGVESTVLDCSGEKPVILRPGGVTKQDLEEVIGEVEVDPALSNQGSKPKSPGMKYTHYAPDAPMWLIEGDLSFFQNQIEQLKQSGKRVGAIVSNEHASELEDAVIHTCGSKENLREVAVQLYHALRSFDQEDVDVILCESFPEDGVGQAVMNRLKKAATQKISQT, encoded by the coding sequence ATGCGTGATCATGTAGATCATGCGTCACTTCAACAAGCAGCAGAACTTTTACAACAGGAAGAAGTCGTGGCATTTCCTACAGAAACCGTGTATGGATTAGGAGCAGATGCGACAAGTGAAAAAGCTGTACAAAAAATTTTTGAAGCTAAAGGACGTCCGGCGGATAATCCGTTGATTGTTCACATGGCGAAAAAAGAGCAAATTCATGAAATTGTTCAACATATACCAGAAATAGCACACAAATTAATGGATCGTTTTTTACCAGGTCCATTAACGCTTATTCTAAAAAGCAATGGCCGTTGTGCGCAAAATGTAACGGCAGGGTTATCCACAGTTGCTGTGAGAATTCCAGATCATCCTGTGGCGATCTCTATTTTAGATGAGTGTGGATTACCATTGGCTGCGCCAAGTGCTAACCTGTCTGGAAAGCCGAGTCCAACACGTGCCGAACACGTTTATAACGATTTAAACGGTCGGATTGCAGGGATCATTGATGGCGGTCCTACAGGAGTGGGAGTGGAATCTACTGTCTTAGACTGCAGTGGTGAAAAGCCGGTGATTTTGCGTCCAGGTGGTGTAACCAAGCAAGATTTAGAAGAAGTGATCGGTGAAGTAGAAGTAGATCCGGCGCTTTCCAATCAGGGAAGCAAACCTAAGTCTCCTGGAATGAAGTACACCCATTACGCACCAGATGCTCCAATGTGGTTAATTGAAGGAGATCTGAGTTTTTTTCAGAATCAGATTGAACAATTAAAACAGAGTGGCAAGAGAGTTGGCGCTATTGTGAGCAATGAACATGCTTCTGAGTTGGAGGATGCTGTCATACACACATGTGGATCCAAAGAAAATCTGCGGGAAGTAGCCGTCCAACTTTATCATGCATTACGCTCTTTTGATCAAGAAGATGTTGATGTGATTTTGTGTGAAAGCTTTCCTGAAGATGGGGTAGGGCAAGCTGTGATGAACCGATTAAAGAAGGCAGCTACACAAAAGATTAGCCAAACATAG
- the moaA gene encoding GTP 3',8-cyclase MoaA: MLNGNEEECGKVQVVDTHNRPLRDLRISVTDRCNFRCSYCMPKEIFGVDYPFMNKNELLSFEEIVRLAKIFAELGVEKIRLTGGEPLLRKDLPKLVEQLHKVNGIKYITLTTNGVFLAKYAKQLKEAGICRVNVSLDSLDDELFKRINNMGTGVNPVLKGILSARDVGLEVKVNMVVKKGLNDDQVLPMVRFFKEEGITLRFIEFMDVGSSNGWSLNEVVTKRELYDMIRKEYSLVAMDPSYFGEVAKRYRFKGSKSEIGFISSVSETFCGSCTRARISADGKLYTCLFASVGYDLKGHLRSNMPDEQISEVLRNRWNRRSDRYSEIRTEQTQNKPKIEMSYIGG, encoded by the coding sequence CTGTTAAATGGAAATGAGGAGGAGTGCGGTAAAGTGCAAGTAGTAGATACGCATAATAGACCTTTACGGGATTTAAGGATATCTGTTACAGATAGATGCAATTTTAGATGTAGTTACTGTATGCCTAAAGAAATATTCGGTGTTGACTATCCTTTTATGAATAAAAATGAACTTTTGTCTTTTGAGGAAATTGTTCGATTGGCTAAGATCTTTGCTGAGTTAGGTGTTGAAAAGATTAGGCTGACCGGAGGGGAACCCTTATTAAGAAAAGATCTACCTAAACTTGTTGAACAATTACATAAAGTGAATGGAATAAAATACATTACCTTGACCACTAATGGTGTATTTCTAGCTAAATATGCTAAGCAATTAAAAGAAGCAGGGATTTGTCGTGTGAATGTCAGCTTAGATTCGTTAGATGATGAGTTATTTAAACGGATTAATAATATGGGAACTGGTGTTAATCCAGTACTTAAGGGGATTTTATCAGCAAGAGATGTGGGGTTAGAAGTTAAAGTGAACATGGTAGTCAAAAAGGGATTAAATGACGATCAAGTTCTTCCGATGGTCCGCTTCTTTAAAGAAGAGGGCATTACTTTGCGTTTTATTGAGTTTATGGATGTGGGATCTTCTAATGGATGGAGTTTAAATGAAGTTGTGACGAAAAGAGAGCTGTATGACATGATTCGGAAAGAATATTCGTTAGTAGCCATGGATCCAAGCTATTTTGGTGAAGTGGCGAAAAGGTATCGCTTTAAAGGAAGCAAATCAGAGATTGGTTTTATTTCTTCAGTTTCCGAAACATTTTGCGGTTCTTGTACAAGAGCAAGAATATCTGCAGATGGTAAGCTTTATACATGTTTATTCGCATCAGTAGGGTACGACTTAAAGGGTCACTTACGTTCTAATATGCCAGATGAGCAGATCTCAGAAGTGTTACGAAATCGCTGGAATAGACGAAGCGATCGCTATTCTGAAATCAGAACAGAGCAAACCCAAAACAAACCCAAAATTGAAATGTCCTATATTGGTGGGTAA
- a CDS encoding sulfite exporter TauE/SafE family protein: MDILFLLTIFILGLIGSYVSGLVGIGGAIVNYPMLLYIPPLFGFDGFSAHTAAGVVAVQVLVASFGGAWGYRKGNHLHKPLITYMGISVLIGSLIGGFGAKFLSEQSINIVYGILALIAVAMMLIPVKDVSKQEDPHSFNKWIAVISAFLVGIGAGIVGAGGAFLLVPIMLTLLRIPTRVTIASSLAITVISSIGAVTGKLFSGDVPLFPAIVVAVASAIASPLGAKTGKKANTKILQVILAILIIGTAIKVWWGILF; encoded by the coding sequence GTGGATATTTTATTTTTATTGACCATTTTTATTCTTGGTTTAATCGGTTCCTACGTATCAGGTTTAGTTGGGATCGGTGGAGCCATTGTCAATTATCCAATGTTGTTGTACATTCCGCCTCTCTTTGGTTTTGATGGGTTTAGTGCCCATACAGCTGCCGGTGTTGTAGCTGTACAAGTGTTAGTCGCTTCGTTTGGAGGGGCATGGGGGTATCGAAAAGGGAACCACTTGCATAAGCCTCTAATAACGTACATGGGAATTAGTGTTTTAATCGGAAGTTTGATAGGTGGATTTGGAGCAAAGTTCTTATCGGAACAATCCATCAACATCGTTTACGGCATATTAGCTTTAATTGCAGTAGCTATGATGTTAATTCCTGTAAAAGATGTGTCAAAACAGGAAGATCCTCATTCATTTAACAAATGGATTGCTGTCATATCAGCATTTTTAGTAGGAATCGGAGCGGGGATTGTAGGAGCAGGAGGTGCATTCCTTCTTGTTCCCATTATGTTAACTCTACTTCGCATCCCGACAAGAGTAACGATTGCTTCATCACTTGCCATTACAGTGATTTCATCGATTGGAGCCGTAACAGGCAAACTGTTTTCAGGTGATGTTCCTTTATTCCCTGCTATCGTAGTGGCTGTGGCAAGCGCGATTGCCTCTCCATTAGGAGCAAAGACAGGTAAGAAAGCTAACACAAAAATATTGCAAGTAATTTTAGCTATTTTAATAATCGGCACAGCAATCAAAGTATGGTGGGGTATTTTATTTTAA
- a CDS encoding Crp/Fnr family transcriptional regulator has product MLENTSRKSDLECISDDLTSLLKSISTTKTIDARSFLFQEGEEAHELYVIQSGYIQISKLTPQGNELNLRTCQEGDIVGELTLFTDEAKYMLNAYALKRCEILIIQKDQLEKELLSNARLTFEFMKWMTNLLRINQSKIKDLVMNGKKGALYSTLIRFSNSYGIQQKEGRLIDMHLTNQEIAKFCAATRESINRMLNDLKKKDIIQMNKEGKILIKDIQYLRTEIGCDHCPVDICVID; this is encoded by the coding sequence TTGTTAGAAAACACTAGCAGAAAAAGTGATTTAGAATGTATTTCAGATGACTTAACCTCTCTTCTTAAATCCATCAGCACAACGAAAACAATCGACGCAAGAAGCTTTTTATTCCAAGAGGGAGAAGAAGCACATGAATTATATGTCATTCAAAGTGGTTATATCCAAATAAGCAAATTAACTCCACAAGGAAATGAGTTGAATTTACGTACATGTCAAGAAGGCGATATTGTTGGAGAGTTAACCCTGTTTACGGATGAAGCCAAATATATGTTAAACGCCTATGCCTTGAAACGATGTGAAATCTTAATTATCCAAAAGGATCAACTTGAGAAGGAATTGCTTTCAAATGCCAGACTTACTTTTGAATTTATGAAGTGGATGACGAACCTTCTTCGTATTAATCAATCGAAAATAAAAGACCTTGTGATGAACGGAAAAAAAGGCGCCCTCTATTCAACCCTCATTCGCTTTTCAAATAGTTATGGTATTCAGCAAAAAGAAGGAAGACTAATTGATATGCACTTAACCAATCAGGAAATTGCTAAATTCTGTGCAGCTACCCGTGAGAGTATTAATCGAATGTTGAATGACCTTAAGAAAAAAGACATTATTCAAATGAATAAAGAAGGCAAAATCCTCATTAAAGATATACAATATTTACGAACAGAAATTGGATGCGATCACTGTCCAGTAGATATATGTGTCATTGATTAA
- the prfA gene encoding peptide chain release factor 1, whose amino-acid sequence MLEKLQTLEDRYDKLNELLSDPEIVNDSNKLREYSKEQAGLEETVQAYREYKDISQQLDDAKAMLDDGLDDDEMKEMVKEEVSDLSTQKSNLEERLKILLIPKDPNDEKNVIMEVRGAAGGDEAALFAGDLYRMYSRFAESHGWKTEVIEAHESEVGGYKEIIFMVNGSGAYSKLKFENGAHRVQRVPQTESGGRIHTSTATVAVLPEAEEVEVDINEKDIRVDTFASSGPGGQSVNTTMSAVRLTHEPTGTVVSCQDEKSQIKNKEKAMKVLRARIYEKVQQEEQAKYDEHRKSAVGSGDRSERIRTYNFPQNRVTDHRIGLTIQKLDQILEGNLEEIMEALLIEEQTKALEQLGE is encoded by the coding sequence GTGTTAGAGAAACTTCAAACCTTAGAAGATCGTTATGATAAGCTTAATGAATTGCTAAGTGACCCGGAAATCGTGAATGACTCCAACAAATTACGTGAGTATTCTAAAGAACAAGCGGGTCTTGAGGAAACCGTACAAGCGTACCGTGAATATAAGGACATCTCTCAACAACTAGATGACGCTAAAGCTATGCTAGATGATGGTCTAGATGACGATGAGATGAAAGAAATGGTGAAGGAAGAAGTAAGTGATCTTTCCACGCAGAAATCCAACTTGGAAGAGCGTCTTAAGATTCTTCTTATTCCAAAAGATCCAAATGACGAAAAGAACGTTATTATGGAAGTTCGCGGAGCAGCAGGTGGAGACGAAGCTGCGCTATTCGCAGGTGACCTGTATCGCATGTACTCCCGTTTTGCTGAGTCTCATGGCTGGAAAACGGAAGTTATTGAAGCACACGAAAGTGAAGTGGGTGGCTATAAAGAGATTATCTTTATGGTGAACGGATCAGGAGCATACTCCAAGCTGAAATTCGAAAATGGGGCACATCGTGTTCAACGTGTTCCTCAAACAGAATCAGGCGGTCGTATTCACACGTCTACTGCGACTGTTGCTGTTCTTCCTGAAGCTGAAGAAGTTGAAGTGGATATCAACGAAAAAGATATTCGTGTCGACACATTCGCTTCAAGTGGACCAGGAGGACAGAGTGTTAACACCACAATGTCTGCTGTACGTTTAACACACGAGCCTACTGGAACCGTTGTATCCTGTCAGGACGAAAAATCCCAGATCAAGAACAAAGAAAAAGCCATGAAAGTACTACGTGCACGTATTTACGAAAAAGTTCAACAAGAAGAACAAGCGAAGTACGATGAGCATCGTAAATCTGCGGTAGGTTCTGGTGACCGTTCTGAGCGTATCCGTACGTACAACTTCCCGCAAAACCGTGTGACAGATCACCGTATCGGTCTTACAATTCAAAAGCTTGATCAAATTCTAGAGGGTAATCTAGAAGAGATCATGGAAGCTCTTCTTATTGAAGAACAAACAAAAGCACTCGAACAATTGGGTGAATAA
- the spoIIR gene encoding stage II sporulation protein R translates to MRKKKMIWGIVVLALLVTVFPMTLQGQQNTNNLDQYQVIPDEAIRLRILADSDGKKDQEIKREVRDAVNAEITDWVKELTSIEKARDMIESRLDELEVIVENVLEENNVSQSYSVDFDENVKFPTKLYGSYIYPAGTYEAILITLGEGQGANWWCVLFPPLCFLDFSNGTSVAAAEEDPVDKEEKVASAEGEKGVEVKFFLFEWLGSLFS, encoded by the coding sequence ATGAGAAAGAAAAAAATGATTTGGGGAATTGTAGTTTTAGCACTTTTGGTGACGGTGTTTCCGATGACGCTTCAAGGTCAACAAAATACAAATAACCTGGACCAATATCAGGTGATTCCAGACGAAGCGATTCGTCTTCGTATTCTAGCAGATAGTGATGGTAAAAAGGACCAAGAAATTAAGAGAGAAGTTCGTGATGCAGTAAATGCTGAGATTACAGATTGGGTTAAAGAATTAACTTCTATTGAAAAAGCTAGAGACATGATTGAATCTCGTCTAGATGAATTAGAGGTTATTGTGGAAAACGTGTTAGAAGAGAACAATGTAAGTCAATCTTATTCAGTAGATTTTGATGAGAATGTGAAGTTTCCAACGAAATTATACGGATCATACATTTATCCAGCAGGAACATATGAAGCGATTTTAATTACACTTGGTGAAGGACAAGGCGCCAATTGGTGGTGTGTGTTATTTCCACCTTTATGTTTCTTAGATTTTTCAAACGGAACATCTGTAGCAGCCGCTGAAGAAGACCCTGTGGATAAAGAAGAGAAAGTTGCCTCTGCAGAAGGTGAGAAAGGTGTAGAAGTAAAGTTTTTCTTATTTGAATGGTTGGGTTCTCTGTTTAGTTAA
- a CDS encoding NarK/NasA family nitrate transporter produces the protein MRLKSFLKSGHTPTLASSFLYFDISFMIWVILGATGNFIVEDLNLTPAQKGMMVGIPVLGGALLRIPMGLLADKFGGKKMGLIGMTLTMIPLGWGWLFADSLSEVYALGFLLGVAGASFAVALPLASRWYPPEHQGLAMGIAGAGNSGTVIATFFGPRLAEIYSWNFVFGVALIPLIIAFTVFAIFAKDCPTAKRPQNAKEYFSVIKRKEPWLFAFFYSLSFGGFVGLTSYLTIFFFDQYGVSKVQAGDFVTLVVFAGSFVRPIGGFLADKWGGMIMLVFLFSGATICLGVVGMLPPVYIALAMLFLTLVFLGTANGALFQVIPVKFPKEVGLLTGFVGAAGGLGGFFLPNILGTFKQVTDSYSYGFWWVAITTLIAMLMLYTMYRKDEQERLTPQQSPTNRVDSRA, from the coding sequence ATGAGGTTAAAAAGTTTCTTGAAAAGCGGACACACCCCCACGCTCGCTTCCTCATTTTTATATTTTGATATAAGTTTCATGATTTGGGTTATTTTAGGTGCTACAGGTAATTTTATTGTAGAAGATCTAAACTTGACACCAGCTCAAAAAGGGATGATGGTAGGTATCCCTGTTTTAGGAGGTGCATTACTCCGAATTCCAATGGGTCTCTTAGCTGATAAGTTTGGTGGCAAAAAGATGGGGTTAATTGGAATGACATTAACCATGATCCCTCTCGGTTGGGGATGGTTGTTTGCCGATTCTTTAAGTGAAGTGTATGCACTGGGTTTCTTACTAGGTGTAGCCGGTGCTAGTTTTGCTGTCGCTTTACCACTAGCGAGTAGATGGTATCCGCCTGAGCATCAGGGCTTAGCAATGGGAATTGCGGGTGCCGGTAATAGTGGAACTGTTATTGCAACTTTCTTCGGGCCAAGGTTAGCTGAAATCTATAGTTGGAACTTCGTATTTGGAGTTGCACTAATCCCTTTAATCATAGCTTTCACTGTATTCGCTATTTTTGCCAAGGATTGTCCAACTGCGAAGCGACCTCAGAATGCTAAAGAGTACTTTAGCGTCATTAAACGAAAAGAACCATGGCTGTTTGCTTTCTTTTATAGTTTATCTTTCGGCGGATTTGTAGGTTTGACAAGTTATTTAACGATATTTTTCTTTGATCAGTATGGTGTAAGTAAAGTACAAGCTGGTGACTTTGTAACACTCGTTGTATTTGCAGGAAGTTTTGTACGTCCAATCGGAGGTTTTTTGGCAGACAAATGGGGCGGAATGATTATGCTTGTATTCCTCTTCTCAGGGGCTACGATATGCTTGGGAGTTGTCGGGATGTTGCCACCTGTTTACATTGCACTAGCCATGTTATTCCTTACCTTAGTCTTTTTAGGGACAGCGAATGGTGCTTTGTTCCAGGTCATTCCCGTTAAATTCCCTAAAGAAGTTGGGCTTTTAACCGGATTTGTAGGTGCAGCAGGTGGTTTAGGAGGCTTTTTCTTACCCAATATCCTAGGAACTTTCAAACAGGTCACTGACTCTTATTCATATGGATTTTGGTGGGTTGCTATAACCACTTTAATCGCCATGCTCATGTTATACACGATGTATCGCAAAGATGAACAAGAACGTTTAACACCCCAACAATCTCCTACAAATAGAGTGGATAGTAGAGCTTAA
- a CDS encoding manganese efflux pump: MLSVAYIGEFITLSLMAIALGMDAFSVGLGMGMIPLRLRRIFSIGVVVGLFHVIMPFAGIILGYFLSSHLGSIATYAGGTLLLILGVQMFFSSFKDDSGPMIKPIGMGLIVFALSVSLDSFSVGLSLGMSNVRTALTLILFGAFSMLLTWGGLLLGKKVRGVLGKYSEMFGGSILCSFGLQLILS, encoded by the coding sequence ATGTTGTCAGTAGCATATATTGGTGAATTTATAACATTGTCTCTAATGGCAATTGCATTGGGAATGGATGCATTTTCAGTTGGATTAGGAATGGGGATGATCCCACTACGACTTCGACGCATTTTTTCTATTGGGGTGGTTGTCGGGCTCTTTCATGTAATAATGCCTTTTGCTGGGATTATTTTAGGTTATTTTTTATCAAGCCATTTAGGTTCAATCGCTACATATGCTGGTGGTACACTTCTTTTAATCTTAGGAGTGCAAATGTTCTTTTCATCGTTTAAAGATGATTCTGGACCAATGATTAAGCCGATCGGTATGGGCTTGATAGTCTTTGCATTAAGTGTGAGTCTCGATAGCTTTTCAGTGGGGTTAAGTCTTGGAATGTCCAATGTTCGAACAGCGCTCACATTAATTCTCTTTGGTGCATTTAGCATGTTACTGACTTGGGGAGGATTATTGCTTGGTAAAAAAGTAAGAGGTGTTCTCGGAAAATATAGTGAAATGTTTGGTGGGAGCATTCTTTGTTCATTTGGTCTTCAATTGATCTTAAGTTAA
- a CDS encoding organic hydroperoxide resistance protein, with product MKPLYTAQATAEGGRDGKVSTSDNTLQENLTVPKEMGGSGGEGTNPEQLFASGYAACFDGALNLIADKAGEKIESKTTVDVHIGKEGDGFGLAATINVEMNGVDQAKADELVQKANDFCPYSKATKGNIEVSVNAKAV from the coding sequence ATGAAACCATTATACACAGCGCAAGCAACAGCAGAAGGTGGACGAGACGGAAAAGTGTCCACATCAGATAACACGCTTCAAGAAAATCTAACTGTACCAAAAGAAATGGGCGGTTCTGGCGGAGAAGGCACAAACCCTGAACAACTTTTTGCAAGTGGGTACGCAGCTTGCTTTGATGGTGCACTAAACCTAATCGCTGATAAAGCAGGAGAAAAAATTGAATCCAAGACTACAGTTGATGTTCATATTGGAAAAGAAGGTGACGGATTTGGTTTAGCAGCAACGATTAACGTTGAAATGAATGGCGTTGATCAAGCTAAAGCAGATGAACTTGTTCAAAAAGCTAACGATTTCTGCCCTTATTCTAAAGCAACAAAAGGGAATATTGAGGTTTCTGTGAACGCAAAAGCAGTGTAA
- the prmC gene encoding peptide chain release factor N(5)-glutamine methyltransferase → MAKTIFEARRWASLFLEENNRETNVGVLLLQHHMGMSRSQLLAESRLELQEETWFQFQKDVEKHAETGVPVQHLIGAEEFFGRTFNVNNHVLIPRPETEELVLGVINRLKQKERPLKGVDIGTGSGIIAITLALEIEGLSTYATDLSTDALNVAKENARQLDADVHFSQGDFLESLLRQNEKMDLIVSNPPYIPERERESLEDVVEKYDPDMALFADDDGLAAYKKIMKQVPQVANEGALLAFEIGHDQGEAVSNIIKETYPQSEPRVEKDINGKDRMVFVWI, encoded by the coding sequence ATGGCAAAAACAATTTTTGAAGCCCGACGTTGGGCTTCTCTTTTTTTAGAAGAGAACAATCGAGAAACAAATGTCGGCGTGCTCTTACTACAACATCACATGGGCATGTCTCGCTCGCAATTGTTAGCGGAATCTCGCTTAGAGCTTCAAGAAGAGACGTGGTTCCAATTCCAAAAAGACGTAGAAAAACATGCTGAAACAGGAGTACCAGTTCAGCATTTAATTGGTGCCGAAGAGTTTTTCGGTCGAACATTCAACGTAAACAATCATGTTCTCATACCTCGCCCTGAAACAGAGGAGCTTGTATTAGGTGTGATCAATCGACTTAAACAAAAAGAACGTCCTTTAAAAGGTGTGGATATCGGAACAGGTAGCGGCATTATTGCAATAACACTTGCGCTGGAAATTGAAGGATTATCCACATATGCAACAGATCTTTCCACTGATGCATTAAACGTTGCCAAAGAGAATGCAAGACAATTAGATGCAGATGTCCACTTTTCCCAAGGAGATTTCCTTGAATCACTCTTGAGACAAAATGAAAAAATGGACCTGATCGTATCAAACCCGCCCTACATTCCTGAAAGAGAACGTGAATCCTTAGAGGATGTTGTGGAAAAGTATGACCCAGATATGGCTCTTTTTGCAGATGACGATGGCTTAGCAGCATACAAAAAGATTATGAAGCAAGTGCCGCAAGTTGCGAATGAAGGAGCATTGCTGGCATTTGAAATTGGGCATGATCAAGGCGAAGCAGTATCTAATATCATCAAGGAAACTTATCCACAGTCTGAACCTCGGGTCGAAAAAGATATTAACGGAAAAGATCGAATGGTTTTTGTCTGGATATAA